In Bartonella bovis 91-4, the following proteins share a genomic window:
- the ugpE gene encoding sn-glycerol-3-phosphate ABC transporter permease UgpE has translation MVENRPFLTFLTHFILIVGIIIICFPVYVAIIASTHSSVAFSSGTLPLLPGQYTLENYKTILGDGLAQLGLPNLLPLLTNSLIMALGISVGKIIISLLSAYAIVYMRFPFRKTAFALIFVTLMLPIEVRIIPTYAVVAQLNMINTYSGMIIPLIASATATFLFRQFFLTVPDELLEAARIDGAGPFKFFKDILLPLSKNNIAALFIIMFVYGWIQYLWPLLVMTDQDHQTILIILKQLIVESVQHDPQWNILMAVSVVAMAPPVLVVICMHRLFIKGLIETEK, from the coding sequence ATGGTTGAAAATCGCCCTTTTTTGACATTTCTGACCCATTTTATCCTTATTGTTGGCATTATCATCATTTGTTTTCCAGTTTACGTTGCTATTATTGCTTCAACTCATAGCTCAGTTGCATTTAGCTCGGGAACACTACCTCTCTTACCAGGACAATATACTTTGGAAAACTATAAAACAATTTTGGGTGATGGTCTTGCGCAACTTGGTCTTCCAAACCTCTTACCACTTTTAACAAACTCACTCATAATGGCACTTGGTATTAGCGTTGGAAAAATTATTATTTCACTTCTCTCTGCTTACGCAATCGTCTATATGCGCTTCCCTTTCCGTAAAACAGCTTTTGCTTTGATTTTTGTCACATTAATGCTGCCCATAGAAGTCCGTATTATTCCAACATATGCAGTCGTCGCACAGTTAAACATGATAAATACTTACAGTGGAATGATCATTCCATTGATTGCTTCAGCAACTGCTACATTTTTATTTCGTCAATTCTTTTTGACTGTGCCCGATGAGCTCTTAGAAGCTGCTCGCATTGATGGTGCAGGACCATTTAAATTTTTTAAGGATATTCTTTTACCTCTTAGTAAAAATAATATAGCTGCTTTATTTATTATTATGTTTGTTTATGGATGGATACAGTATCTCTGGCCTCTACTTGTTATGACAGATCAAGACCATCAAACCATTCTTATTATCCTAAAACAACTTATTGTAGAATCAGTTCAACATGATCCTCAATGGAACATTCTTATGGCAGTGTCAGTTGTTGCTATGGCACCACCCGTTTTAGTTGTCATTTGCATGCATCGGCTTTTTATTAAAGGCCTCATTGAAACGGAGAAATAG
- a CDS encoding metal ABC transporter permease: MYTFFLVPFIDFKFMQNALIGSTILAISACPIGVFLTLRGMSLIGDAMSHAILPGVAISFLFYGFVLIPMAVGGIVAGIIVALAAALISRNSFQKEDASMTVFYLIALAGGVIIISLKGSSVDLLHFLFGSVLSIDTQALWLITTIMLVTISSLCIFWRALIMESLDPLFFKSLSPLGKYIHILLLGLMAFNLVGGFHSLGALMSVGIMMIPAITARFWLSRLGPICVLSIILGIISSTFGLLLSFHMSLPSGPAIILVAGFIYILSCFISPRGLIAVRFPRLFYTSSLS, encoded by the coding sequence GTGTACACATTTTTTCTGGTACCTTTCATTGATTTCAAATTTATGCAAAATGCCTTAATCGGTTCGACTATACTGGCAATTAGCGCCTGTCCCATTGGTGTATTTCTGACATTACGTGGAATGAGTTTAATAGGCGATGCTATGTCTCATGCTATTCTTCCTGGTGTTGCAATTTCTTTTCTGTTTTATGGATTTGTCCTCATTCCTATGGCTGTTGGTGGAATCGTGGCGGGTATTATTGTTGCATTAGCAGCTGCTTTAATTTCACGAAATAGCTTTCAAAAAGAAGACGCATCAATGACAGTTTTTTATCTTATTGCGTTGGCAGGAGGAGTTATTATTATTTCACTTAAAGGATCAAGTGTTGATCTGCTTCATTTTTTATTTGGTTCAGTTCTTTCTATTGACACACAAGCCCTTTGGTTAATTACCACCATAATGTTGGTAACAATAAGCAGTCTATGTATTTTCTGGCGTGCTCTTATAATGGAAAGTCTTGATCCATTGTTTTTTAAATCACTTTCTCCATTAGGAAAATATATCCATATATTACTGCTCGGACTTATGGCATTTAATTTAGTTGGTGGCTTCCATTCACTAGGAGCCTTAATGTCGGTCGGCATTATGATGATTCCAGCCATCACTGCTCGTTTTTGGCTTTCGCGGCTAGGGCCTATTTGTGTATTATCTATAATTTTAGGAATAATTTCCAGCACATTTGGGCTATTACTTTCTTTTCACATGTCGCTTCCCTCTGGCCCTGCTATTATTTTAGTTGCAGGATTTATCTATATTCTTTCTTGCTTCATAAGCCCACGTGGCCTTATTGCAGTACGGTTCCCTCGTCTTTTTTATACCTCTTCTTTATCGTAG
- the ugpA gene encoding sn-glycerol-3-phosphate ABC transporter permease UgpA, protein MQEKHAYFKNRLLPYCLLFPQLAITFLFFFWPTAQAIKSSFEREDPFGLTTTFIGFENYVTVLSDPIYIKSLLTTIIFSISVTVVSMTISLLLAVSANRVIHAKKTYTILLLWPYAVAPVLAGILWLFIFHPTIGIVPFLLEKINIIWNHRINGTQAMLLIVIAASWQQISYNFLFFLAGLQSISQSQIEAAAIDGAGPFKRFWTIAFPQLSPTTFFLLVININYVMFDTFGIIDNITFGGPAHATTTLVYKIYNDGFRNQIIGASAAQSIILMFMVIGLILIQFRWIGRRVQY, encoded by the coding sequence ATGCAAGAAAAACATGCATACTTTAAAAATAGACTACTTCCTTATTGTCTACTCTTTCCTCAGCTTGCCATAACTTTCTTGTTTTTCTTTTGGCCTACTGCCCAAGCAATAAAATCGTCTTTTGAGCGTGAAGATCCTTTTGGTTTAACCACGACTTTTATTGGATTTGAAAATTACGTAACAGTTCTCTCTGATCCAATTTATATAAAATCACTTCTTACAACCATAATATTTTCCATCTCTGTTACTGTTGTTTCAATGACAATATCACTTCTTTTAGCTGTTTCAGCTAATCGTGTTATTCATGCAAAAAAAACTTATACAATACTCTTGCTCTGGCCTTATGCAGTTGCCCCCGTACTAGCAGGTATATTATGGTTGTTTATTTTTCACCCAACTATTGGAATTGTTCCTTTTCTTCTTGAGAAAATAAATATTATTTGGAATCATCGTATTAATGGCACTCAAGCAATGCTCCTCATTGTGATTGCTGCCAGCTGGCAACAAATTTCCTACAATTTTCTCTTTTTTCTGGCTGGACTTCAATCTATATCACAATCTCAAATAGAAGCAGCCGCTATTGATGGTGCTGGTCCTTTTAAACGATTTTGGACTATAGCCTTCCCGCAACTTTCACCAACAACTTTTTTTCTTCTTGTTATTAACATCAATTATGTCATGTTTGATACATTTGGCATTATTGACAATATAACTTTTGGAGGACCTGCGCATGCAACAACCACACTTGTCTACAAAATATATAATGACGGTTTTAGAAATCAAATAATCGGTGCATCAGCAGCACAATCAATAATCTTAATGTTTATGGTTATTGGTTTAATACTTATCCAGTTTCGCTGGATTGGACGCCGCGTACAATATTAA
- the ugpB gene encoding sn-glycerol-3-phosphate ABC transporter substrate-binding protein UgpB, with product MNRFYLSTAAFAIVMTAATTGFTQTKISFWHSMSGELGKQTENLINDFNASQSDYKIIPSFRGEYEEGMVSLIAAFRGKRQPVLAQIYEIGTSTMMSAKGAIYPLYQLMNDTKQEFSSADYLSTISSYYSDEKGRILSMPFNVSTPILFYNKDIFKKAGLDPEQPPKTWQDVENFSQKILDSKAASCGFTMAYAAQWIGLENFSALHNIPFGTKKNGFSGLDSELTINGPLQVRMWTDLKKWSDQGIFRYGGPAGALDAAPMFMAQHCAIFIQSSGSRSGIISEAQFNVGFGMLPYYADVENAPQNSIIGGASIWVLKGHTPEEYAGAAAFLKFLSRTDNQAKWHQTTGYLPITKAAYELNKEQHFYEKNPGSDIAIQQIDLNPPTENSKGIRFGNLPQIRSILDQELEAILNGSKTPKAGLDEAVERGNKLLREFEKANY from the coding sequence ATGAACCGTTTTTATCTTTCCACAGCAGCATTTGCAATTGTTATGACTGCAGCAACAACTGGTTTCACGCAAACAAAAATCAGCTTTTGGCATTCTATGAGCGGGGAACTAGGAAAACAAACTGAAAATTTAATTAATGATTTTAATGCCAGCCAATCTGATTACAAAATCATTCCTTCATTTCGTGGAGAATATGAAGAAGGTATGGTCTCACTTATTGCAGCATTTCGCGGAAAACGGCAACCAGTTCTTGCCCAAATTTATGAAATTGGTACGAGTACCATGATGTCTGCAAAAGGTGCAATTTACCCGCTGTATCAGCTCATGAATGATACAAAGCAAGAATTTAGTTCTGCAGACTATTTGTCTACCATCAGCAGCTATTATTCTGATGAGAAAGGACGAATACTTTCTATGCCATTTAATGTTTCAACACCAATCCTTTTTTATAATAAAGACATTTTTAAAAAAGCAGGACTTGATCCAGAACAGCCTCCCAAAACATGGCAAGATGTCGAAAATTTTTCCCAAAAAATTCTCGACAGTAAAGCAGCAAGTTGTGGTTTTACAATGGCTTATGCCGCCCAATGGATTGGCTTAGAAAATTTTTCAGCGTTACATAACATCCCCTTTGGAACAAAAAAAAATGGTTTTAGTGGGCTTGATTCAGAATTAACAATAAATGGACCTTTGCAAGTACGTATGTGGACTGACCTTAAAAAATGGTCAGATCAAGGCATTTTCCGCTACGGTGGCCCGGCTGGCGCACTAGATGCAGCTCCAATGTTTATGGCGCAACATTGTGCAATTTTTATACAATCTTCAGGATCACGTAGTGGCATCATTTCAGAAGCTCAGTTTAACGTTGGATTTGGTATGCTCCCCTATTATGCTGATGTGGAAAATGCACCACAAAACTCAATTATTGGAGGTGCTTCTATTTGGGTTTTAAAAGGTCACACGCCTGAAGAATATGCAGGAGCAGCAGCTTTTCTCAAATTCCTCTCGCGGACAGATAATCAAGCAAAGTGGCATCAGACAACAGGTTATCTCCCTATCACAAAAGCTGCTTACGAGCTAAACAAAGAACAGCATTTCTATGAAAAAAACCCAGGTTCAGATATTGCTATTCAACAAATTGACCTTAACCCACCAACAGAAAACTCAAAAGGAATAAGATTTGGTAACTTACCACAAATTCGTTCTATCCTTGATCAAGAATTGGAAGCTATTCTTAACGGCTCTAAAACACCTAAAGCTGGATTGGATGAAGCAGTTGAACGCGGCAATAAACTTTTGCGTGAATTTGAAAAAGCTAATTATTAA
- a CDS encoding ABC transporter ATP-binding protein, with amino-acid sequence MCLYFNNVTLGYANKVIIKNFSAKLTANSLIAITGDNGSGKSTLLKAIAGLIKPINGKITKSVKSRIAYLAQQCEIDRTFPINVEALIKTGLWSFCGLLKNQRFYQDKIQNALEMVGLTELANRSLDTLSSGQLQRALFARIIVQDSDIILLDEPFNGVDLNTQKDLLTLITHWQKQGRTILMALHDPLIVQEHFPQMIQINKQCVFHGKTAPFFTPRNDHRIMPFFIPSFSPNNLPKTISPSK; translated from the coding sequence ATGTGCTTATATTTCAACAATGTAACACTAGGTTATGCAAATAAGGTAATAATAAAGAATTTTTCAGCAAAATTAACAGCGAACTCATTAATCGCAATAACTGGTGACAACGGTTCTGGAAAATCTACATTGCTTAAGGCTATTGCAGGATTGATTAAACCTATCAATGGTAAAATTACAAAATCAGTGAAAAGCCGTATCGCTTATCTTGCCCAGCAGTGTGAAATTGACCGAACATTTCCAATCAATGTAGAAGCGCTTATAAAGACAGGACTGTGGTCTTTTTGCGGATTGTTGAAAAACCAGCGCTTTTATCAAGATAAAATTCAAAATGCACTCGAAATGGTTGGGCTTACAGAGCTCGCTAACCGCTCACTTGATACACTATCAAGTGGTCAATTACAGCGTGCTCTTTTTGCACGTATCATTGTACAGGATTCTGACATCATATTGCTTGATGAACCTTTCAACGGGGTGGATCTTAATACGCAAAAAGATCTTCTTACACTAATTACCCACTGGCAAAAGCAAGGACGAACTATTCTTATGGCACTGCATGATCCTCTCATTGTTCAAGAGCATTTTCCCCAAATGATTCAGATCAATAAACAATGTGTCTTTCATGGAAAAACAGCACCGTTTTTCACCCCTAGAAACGATCATCGTATCATGCCATTTTTTATACCCAGCTTTTCTCCTAACAATTTACCTAAAACAATATCGCCTAGTAAATGA
- the nrdI gene encoding class Ib ribonucleoside-diphosphate reductase assembly flavoprotein NrdI, translated as MGLIVYYSSVTGNTEHFVSQLGQQLFKIDKKKPSVLVGKPYILVVPTYADGEGRMAVPKPVIHFLNEIENRKLIRGVIGGGNRNFGCNYSLASKIISEKCFIPCLYRFELRGTDEDVFFVKKGLEKFWNK; from the coding sequence ATGGGGCTTATTGTCTATTATTCGAGTGTAACGGGTAATACTGAGCATTTTGTTTCTCAGTTAGGTCAACAGCTTTTCAAAATTGATAAAAAAAAGCCATCTGTGTTGGTTGGAAAGCCCTATATATTGGTTGTACCTACTTATGCAGATGGAGAGGGTAGGATGGCTGTGCCAAAGCCTGTTATTCACTTCCTTAATGAAATAGAAAACCGTAAATTAATTCGTGGTGTAATTGGAGGTGGAAATCGTAATTTCGGTTGTAATTATAGTTTAGCAAGCAAGATCATTTCTGAAAAATGTTTTATACCTTGTCTTTATCGTTTTGAATTACGTGGAACAGATGAAGATGTTTTTTTTGTTAAAAAGGGATTAGAGAAGTTTTGGAACAAATAG
- the nrdH gene encoding glutaredoxin-like protein NrdH — protein sequence MSITIYSKPSCVQCNATYRAFDAKGISYRIVDISRDKQAYNFIQSLGYRQVPVVVCGENHWSGFRPDMINGLCG from the coding sequence ATGTCTATAACTATTTATAGTAAGCCATCTTGTGTCCAATGTAATGCTACTTATCGTGCCTTTGATGCTAAAGGTATTAGTTATCGTATCGTTGATATTTCTCGTGATAAACAAGCCTATAATTTTATTCAATCTCTAGGGTATCGTCAGGTTCCTGTAGTTGTGTGTGGTGAAAATCATTGGTCGGGTTTTAGACCAGATATGATTAATGGTCTTTGTGGCTAA
- a CDS encoding metal ABC transporter solute-binding protein, Zn/Mn family: MHTRVKQFVLLGFILFCPFFSFSAAADNKIKVVASFSILADLVENVGGNHISLITLVGPNASIHTYEPTPRDVKVLKDAHIIFVNGLHLEDSIDKLITASGTKAFLIEASANIPTSTFKHQEHSTKHHHHNSVDPHAWQAIPNVKTYVKNIAVAFCKIDQQSCESYNKNAHAYIQKLDTLQTTITTQIAAIPKDKRTIIVSHDAFNYFAHEYNFTILAPQSVSTETEVTAADVANLIRQIKTNKASALFVENISNPRLIEQIAKETSLKIGGTLYSDALSEKNGPAATYLSMIQYNVNTIINAIQTTQIINN; this comes from the coding sequence ATGCATACACGTGTTAAACAATTTGTTTTGCTTGGCTTTATTTTATTCTGTCCTTTTTTTTCATTTTCTGCTGCTGCAGATAATAAGATCAAAGTTGTCGCAAGCTTTTCTATTCTTGCAGACTTGGTAGAAAATGTAGGAGGTAATCATATTTCTCTGATAACTCTAGTTGGTCCTAATGCGAGCATTCATACGTATGAACCCACTCCACGTGATGTAAAAGTTCTTAAAGACGCTCATATTATTTTTGTAAACGGACTTCATTTAGAAGATTCCATTGACAAACTCATCACAGCAAGCGGTACAAAAGCATTTCTTATTGAAGCTAGTGCCAACATTCCTACCTCTACATTCAAACATCAAGAACATAGTACAAAACATCATCATCATAACAGTGTTGATCCACATGCTTGGCAGGCTATCCCTAATGTAAAAACTTATGTCAAAAATATTGCTGTTGCCTTTTGTAAAATCGATCAACAATCATGTGAAAGCTACAACAAAAATGCCCATGCTTATATTCAAAAACTAGATACACTACAAACAACCATCACAACACAAATCGCTGCTATCCCAAAAGACAAGCGCACCATTATTGTATCTCACGATGCTTTTAATTATTTTGCTCATGAATATAATTTTACTATACTTGCACCTCAAAGTGTTTCAACAGAAACAGAAGTGACCGCAGCAGATGTCGCTAACCTTATTAGGCAAATTAAAACCAATAAAGCATCTGCATTGTTCGTTGAAAATATCTCCAATCCCCGTCTTATAGAACAGATTGCAAAAGAAACAAGTTTGAAAATTGGCGGCACTCTGTATTCTGATGCATTATCAGAAAAAAACGGCCCTGCAGCAACTTATCTGAGTATGATACAATACAACGTTAACACTATCATCAATGCAATACAAACCACCCAAATTATTAATAACTAA
- a CDS encoding glycerophosphodiester phosphodiesterase — MFKPKIVAHRGGTNLYSENTLSAFRHAIALGVDEIECDIHLLKSGEVVVFHDFCLEQLVGKKGYIHDIDNEMRKQLCVKGSTESPPLLEELLDLLVPTNVALHLEIKTCGMVEREYILSQKALKLINSRNLAERVSAISFDSTSLSPFVEAGIPCGPCVDNFEGDMSYHFSKWKKLGYSDLSLDGSIVSRNVIESALNAGFTVGVWTINGKARLSHWLDMPVHYITTDQPDLALQLRSQK; from the coding sequence ATGTTTAAACCAAAAATTGTTGCCCATCGCGGTGGAACTAATCTCTATTCCGAGAATACACTTTCAGCGTTTCGTCATGCAATTGCATTGGGAGTTGATGAAATTGAGTGCGACATTCATCTCCTTAAAAGTGGTGAAGTGGTTGTATTTCATGATTTTTGTCTTGAACAATTGGTGGGGAAAAAAGGTTATATTCATGATATTGATAATGAAATGCGTAAACAACTCTGTGTAAAAGGCAGTACTGAGTCTCCTCCTTTACTAGAAGAATTGCTAGACCTTTTAGTGCCAACAAATGTTGCATTGCATCTTGAGATCAAAACATGTGGTATGGTTGAGCGCGAATATATTTTGTCTCAAAAAGCATTGAAATTGATTAATAGCCGCAATTTGGCAGAACGAGTTTCAGCAATCAGTTTTGATTCTACTAGTTTGAGCCCTTTCGTTGAAGCTGGAATACCATGTGGTCCATGTGTTGATAATTTTGAAGGTGATATGTCTTATCATTTTTCTAAATGGAAAAAATTAGGGTATTCTGATTTGAGTTTAGATGGTTCAATTGTATCGCGAAATGTTATTGAATCTGCACTTAATGCTGGTTTTACTGTCGGTGTCTGGACAATAAACGGAAAAGCTCGTTTATCACACTGGCTTGATATGCCTGTGCACTATATTACAACAGATCAACCTGATCTTGCTTTGCAATTACGTTCACAAAAGTAA
- a CDS encoding sn-glycerol-3-phosphate import ATP-binding protein UgpC, with protein sequence MAIIQLSNIKKQYDNDIVVIDNLNLTVSDSELLVIVGPSGCGKSTLLRIVAGLEQITSGKLYIDNECINDYEPADRDIAMVFQNYALYPHMTVRGNLEYGLKNRKTPKEEINRRVTHAAKLLEIEPFLNRKPHQLSGGQRQRVAMGRVIVRQPRIFLFDEPLSNLDSKLRTQMCIEIKKLQRSLKTTSLYVTHDQLEAMTLADRIAVMNKGSIEQIGTPMEIYDYPETIFVANFIGSPPMNFLDRQTLEQHLNSSFSCSKQTDILAFRPEAILLGEHPNKGPVFHTNIELIKPIGTGCHVLTLWNDTVFTVDIKERLTSNYGQKLNFTVPNQSFHTFNKITGKRT encoded by the coding sequence GTGGCTATCATTCAGTTATCAAATATAAAAAAACAATATGACAATGATATTGTGGTCATTGACAATTTAAACTTAACCGTTTCTGATAGTGAACTTCTTGTTATTGTTGGTCCCTCAGGATGTGGAAAATCAACTTTATTACGCATCGTTGCTGGGCTCGAACAAATCACCTCAGGTAAACTCTATATTGATAATGAATGCATCAACGATTATGAACCAGCTGATCGTGACATTGCTATGGTTTTCCAAAATTACGCACTCTATCCACATATGACAGTACGTGGGAACTTGGAATACGGCCTTAAAAATCGAAAAACACCTAAAGAAGAGATTAATAGGCGCGTCACACATGCTGCAAAACTTTTGGAAATAGAGCCATTTCTTAATCGTAAGCCACATCAATTATCAGGAGGGCAACGCCAACGTGTTGCAATGGGGCGTGTCATTGTTCGTCAACCACGTATCTTTCTTTTTGATGAACCGCTTTCAAACCTTGATTCAAAATTACGTACACAAATGTGTATTGAAATTAAAAAACTACAACGCTCACTAAAAACAACTAGTCTCTATGTTACCCACGATCAACTAGAAGCTATGACACTGGCTGACAGAATAGCTGTTATGAATAAAGGATCTATTGAACAAATTGGAACACCAATGGAAATTTACGATTATCCAGAAACAATATTTGTTGCAAACTTTATTGGCTCTCCCCCTATGAATTTTCTTGACCGTCAAACTCTAGAACAACATTTAAATAGTTCATTTTCTTGTAGTAAACAAACTGATATTTTAGCATTTAGACCAGAAGCAATTTTATTAGGTGAACATCCAAACAAAGGCCCCGTTTTTCATACAAACATTGAACTCATCAAACCTATAGGAACAGGGTGTCATGTTTTAACACTTTGGAACGATACCGTTTTCACTGTCGATATAAAAGAGCGCCTTACAAGTAATTATGGGCAAAAATTAAATTTCACCGTTCCCAATCAGAGTTTTCATACTTTTAACAAAATTACAGGAAAACGCACATAA